Below is a genomic region from Pseudomonas sp. JQ170C.
CCAGGCGGCCCTGCAGGGGCGCGGTCAACTGGCTTAGGGTCAGTGGCTTAAGCATGGGGGGTCTCCCAGTGCGCGAGGGCTTTCTCGGCTTCAACCAGATCGGAGAAGTCGTGACGCTCACCGTTGATTTCCTGGTAATCCTCGTGGCCCTTGCCCGCCAGCACGATCACGTCGTCGACGCCAGCATTGGCAATCAGCTGGGCAATGGCTGCGCCGCGACCGGCAACGAACGCGACAGCATCGGCATTGGCAAAGCCAGGACGAATGTCGGCAAAGATCTGTTGAGGGTCTTCGGTACGAGGGTTGTCATCAGTGACCAGCACCTGGTCAGCCAGGCGCTCGGCCACTTCGGCCATCAATGGGCGCTTGCCGCGATCGCGGTCGCCGCCGCAGCCGAACAGGCACAGCAACTGGCCCTTGGCGTGCGGACGCAAAGCCTGGAGCACTTGCTCCAGGGCATCCGGGGTGTGGGCATAGTCGACCACCACCAGCGGCTTGCTGCCGCCACCCAGGCGCTGCATGCGCCCGATAGGTCCTTCCAGGGTTGGCGTGACCTTGAGGATTTCGTCCAGCGCATAATCAAGCGCCAGCAATGTGCCGACTGCCGCCAGCATGTTGCTCAGGTTGAAGCGACCCAGCAGACGGCTGCGCAAGGTGCGCTCACCTTGGGCAGTGACGATTACAGCGCGCACACCATCATCGTCGAAGTGCGCTTCGCGGCAGTACAGCGAAGCAGCGCTGTCTTTGAGGCTGTAGGTGATCAAGCGCGATTCGGCATCAGCGTCGGCAAGACGACGGCCGAACTCATCATCCAGGTTGACCACACGGCAACGCAGGTTCGGCCAGGCGAACAGACGCGCCTTGGCATCTTCGTAAGCCTGCATGCTGCCGTGGTAATCCAGGTGATCGCGTGACAGGTTGGTCATCACCGCGATATCGAATTCCAGTGCTGCAACCCGGCCCTGATCCAGGGCATGGGAGGAGACTTCCATGGCAACTGCCTTGGCGCCGCCCTTTTTCAGGTCATTGAGCGTGGCCTGGACGGCAATCGGGTCCGGCGTGGTCAAGCGGCCGCTTTGCAGCTCGCCATAGAAGCCGGTGCCGAGCGTGCCAATCAGGCCGCAATGCTGACCGAGCTTGTCCAGGGCCTGGGCC
It encodes:
- a CDS encoding UDP-N-acetylmuramoyl-L-alanyl-D-glutamate--2,6-diaminopimelate ligase; amino-acid sequence: MTMPLSKLFAQASRDPLIRELTLDSRNIRPGDLFLAVPGARVDGRDHIADALKRGAAAVAYEAEGATVLPITEAPLIPVKGLIAQLSDIAGRFYGEPSRQLNLIGVTGTNGKTSVTQLVAQALDKLGQHCGLIGTLGTGFYGELQSGRLTTPDPIAVQATLNDLKKGGAKAVAMEVSSHALDQGRVAALEFDIAVMTNLSRDHLDYHGSMQAYEDAKARLFAWPNLRCRVVNLDDEFGRRLADADAESRLITYSLKDSAASLYCREAHFDDDGVRAVIVTAQGERTLRSRLLGRFNLSNMLAAVGTLLALDYALDEILKVTPTLEGPIGRMQRLGGGSKPLVVVDYAHTPDALEQVLQALRPHAKGQLLCLFGCGGDRDRGKRPLMAEVAERLADQVLVTDDNPRTEDPQQIFADIRPGFANADAVAFVAGRGAAIAQLIANAGVDDVIVLAGKGHEDYQEINGERHDFSDLVEAEKALAHWETPHA